The window TAGCTCGCGTAACGTTGCTGTTCCGGCAGCCAAGCCACATGCGGGTGTAATGCATCCGTCGAAATGACCACGTCCATTGCCAGGCGCCGGGTCAATTCAGCGAAGGAATCGCTGTCGCCGACCTCGTTTTGCCAATGCTGGAAATGTTCGGTGTTGAGATAAAGCCGATTAGGCCAATAGCCGTGGTTGCGCTGGAAGTCGGAGGCAAGGCGGTAGACATAGCTCAGCATGGATGGACTCCTTCGGTTGAGGGGGCGATGACCCCTATATCTAGTGATATTCACAAGAGTTCCACCCAATATATCGGTAGTCTATTGCTCAACTTTAGGCGTGTGGCAACGCGGGCTCAAAAAAACCGCCGGGGTCGATGTCCCGGCGGTGGTTGATTGGGATGACCTGGGATTGCGGGCGTTACAGCCCCGCGTATGATGTAGCGAAATTGGCAATAATAACCGCGACCGTCATGACTACCGGGATTCCCATCAATACCTGGATGGTATCTTTTCGCGGGTACAACTCTTTCTTTTGATGCGGTGGCGTCATGCTATCCCCCTGTATACCAGAGCCGATACAAGTTGAAGAGATCACTGCAGTGATGAATTGCGGCCTGTTCATTCAGGCTGCAACATTATGTATAGACCAGGATGGCGAACATTCAAGAATATTGATAATGAGGATATGAAACACAAACCCCCAATCCAGCGATGCCGGATTGGGGGGTAAGGTCGTGCAGACGCCGGGATTAGCAGCTTTGGCGGATTTGCCAGCCGAAATCCTGGTCTTTGGTGAATGAGAGTTGGTCGAGCGTACCCCACGAGATTTCGATACAATCAATTTCATCGGCATCACTCACGCCGGCTTGCTCGATTCGTTCCCGAATCTCACGCCAAGTCAATTTGGCAGGTTGGTCTTCGATATGGAGCTTTGATACAGCCATGGTTAGGTCCCCCCCGGGATAATTGAACCAGAATCATTATAGCACTACTTTTTGTAGTTGTATTCTTCACTGATTGAGTCGACAATTGTCAACGCTGGGTGTGTGTCCAGGGTGAGACATAGTATGATCATTATCGTTATGCGCCAGATATCCCAGATACTGATGGTTTGCCTTGTTTGCTCCGCGACGACCGTTGTTTCCGCGGAAGAGGCGCGTATTTATCGCTGGGTGGCGGAAGATGGCTCGGTCACCTTTTCCTCGCAACCGCCGCCTGCCGGGATCAAGGGCGAAGCGATGGACGTCCCTACACCACAGCAGGTAATCGTGCAGGATCCGGCCGTGTTGCAGCGGCAACTACAGCGCTCCGAGGCGTTGGGGCAGGCGCTGGACGCTCAACGTCAGCAACGAGAGCAGTCGCAACTGGAGTTGAATGAGGCGGAGGAAGCGCTGCGGGCGGCGGAGCAAGCGTTGGCAGCAGGGCATGAGCCACAGGCGGGTGAGGTACAGCGCATTTCGACGGGCACGCGGTTGTTGCCCAGCTATTTCGAACGCATCAAACAATTGGAGGCGGCGGTGGCGGCGGCCAAGCAGCGGGTTGAGGATTTGAAAAAATAGGGGCGATTCGTGAATCGCCCAAACAATCGCCCCTACCAATTATCATGTTTGGCGATATACTAAATTATCGTTAGCAGATAGTTTTATAAGGGGCCATGAAGCTACAGCAATTACTTTATATCCGCGAGGTTGCGCGGCGGGGAATGAATGTCTCGGCGGCGGCTGAGGCGCTGCATACCGCGCAACCGGGTGTGAGTAGTCAGATCCGGCTGCTGGAAGATGAGCTCAACGTCCAAATTTTCGAGCGCAATGGCAAGCGGCTGGTGGGAGTCACCGAACCCGGCCGGGCGATCCTGGAGATGGCGGAGCAGGTGTTGCGTGAAGTCGAAAACATCAAAAAAATCAGCGGCGAATATTCCAGTCAGAGCAGTGGTCGTTTGTCAGTGGCCACCACCCATACCCAGGCGCGGTATGCGCTGCCGCTGGCGGTGACGGCGTTTAAACAACGTTTTCCCGAAGTGCGACTGGAGTTGCATCAAGGCAGTCCTGGCCATGTGGCTGAACTCGCCGCCAGCGGTGCCGTGGATCTGGCGATCGCGACCGAGGCGCTGGAAGAAGTTTCTCAGCTGGTGACCCTGCCCTGTTATGAATGGAATCGTTGCGTGGTATGTCCGCCTGAACATCCGTTGTTGAGTGTGACGCCGTTGACGCTGGAGGCGATCGCCAAGTATCCGATCGTGACTTACGATCCTACCGTTGCCGGGCGCTCTAAAATCAACCGCGCCTTCGAGCAGGCAGGGTTGCAGCCCAATGTCGTGCTTACCGCTATCGACTCGGATGTCATCAAAACTTACGTTGAACTGGGTTTGGGGATAGGCATTTTAGCGAAGATGGCCTTTGATCCGGCGCGCGATCAAAATTTGCGTGCCATCGATGCCGCGCATTTGTTCGAGCCAAGCACCACCCGGATCGGTATCCGGCGTGGCGCCTATCTGCGCGGCTATTTGTATGACTTCATCGAATTGTTCGCGCCGCACCTCACACGCGCTGTCGTGGAGGCGGCCATGATCAAGCATGCCGTTGAGAATTTAGCCGAAGACGCTGCTGAGTAGCCTCAAGTCTTTTTGGGTTCTGGCGGCTCAATCTCAATGCTATGACCGCATTCCTTCTGCGGGCAGACCTTCTCCGTGCCACGGCGTTTGGTGATTTTGATGGTCATGATCGGCCACTTGCACGACGGGCAAGCTTCATTCACGGGCTCATTCCAGACGGCGTATTTGCAATCCGGATAGCGCGAGCAGGAATAGAAGATTTTGCCATAGCGCGATTTGCGCGACACCATTGACCCCTCTTTGCATTCGGGGCAGATCACGCCGGTGTCTTTGGGTTTTTCCAGTGGTTCAATGTACTTGCAATTCGGATAACCGGAGCAGCCGATGAATTTGCCATAACGGCCGCTGCGGATGATGAGCGGCGCGTCGCATTTCGGGCACGTACGGCCTTCGATGACTTCGATTTGCGGCGTTTCGCCCGGCTGATCGTCCATGCTGCGCGTGTAGTCGCACTCGGGGAAACCGGTGCAACCGACAAAACGGCCGCGACGACCGAGGCGTATCGACAGCGGTTTGCCGCATTTCGGACAGGCCTCATCGAGCGCTTCGTGCGTCACATCCTGGCGACTGACATTGGTTTCGGTGTCATCGACCAGCTTTTTAAAGGGCCCCCAGAACGTGGCCAATAATGGTTTCCACTCGGCTTCGCCGCGCGATACCGCATCCAGCTCATCTTCAAGCCGCGCCGTGAAATCATAATCGACATATTGTGTGAAATAGTCGGTCAGAAATTTATTGACGATGCGGCCAACATCGGTCGGTGTAAAACGCCGCTTGTCGAGATCGACATATTCGCGTTGCTGCAACGTAGAGATGATCGAGGCATAAGTCGAAGGGCGGCCGATGCCGTGTTCTTCCAGCGCCTTGACCAGACTGGCTTCGGTGTAGCGCGGTGGTGGCTCGGTGAAGTGCTGATTGGCAAGCAATTCGACCAATTTAATTTCATCGCCGACT is drawn from Gammaproteobacteria bacterium and contains these coding sequences:
- a CDS encoding DUF4124 domain-containing protein, with protein sequence MIIIVMRQISQILMVCLVCSATTVVSAEEARIYRWVAEDGSVTFSSQPPPAGIKGEAMDVPTPQQVIVQDPAVLQRQLQRSEALGQALDAQRQQREQSQLELNEAEEALRAAEQALAAGHEPQAGEVQRISTGTRLLPSYFERIKQLEAAVAAAKQRVEDLKK
- the cysB gene encoding HTH-type transcriptional regulator CysB, which produces MKLQQLLYIREVARRGMNVSAAAEALHTAQPGVSSQIRLLEDELNVQIFERNGKRLVGVTEPGRAILEMAEQVLREVENIKKISGEYSSQSSGRLSVATTHTQARYALPLAVTAFKQRFPEVRLELHQGSPGHVAELAASGAVDLAIATEALEEVSQLVTLPCYEWNRCVVCPPEHPLLSVTPLTLEAIAKYPIVTYDPTVAGRSKINRAFEQAGLQPNVVLTAIDSDVIKTYVELGLGIGILAKMAFDPARDQNLRAIDAAHLFEPSTTRIGIRRGAYLRGYLYDFIELFAPHLTRAVVEAAMIKHAVENLAEDAAE